A stretch of Pempheris klunzingeri isolate RE-2024b chromosome 19, fPemKlu1.hap1, whole genome shotgun sequence DNA encodes these proteins:
- the ash2l gene encoding set1/Ash2 histone methyltransferase complex subunit ASH2, protein MASEGEAGSAATTEPETGEGDAAFGDLPTSMDTESSNGKEGMETAGEGSEAADALTGSGDEESGRQLGEVELQCALCMKWFTADTFGIDTSTCLPFMTNYVFHCNVCHHSGNTYFLRKQANLKEMCLTALANLTWRSRKQDEHPKTMFSKDTDIIPFIDKYWECMTTRQRPGKLTWPNNIVKTMSKERDVFLVKEHPDPGSKDPEEEYPKFGLLDQDLGNIGPSYDTQKQTTAAPTAGGLNGGSAFSGALAPGPGKGRGAKRKQQQQQEGTAAGATKRTRSDPLFSAQRLPPHGYPLEHPFNKDGYRYILAEPDPHAPDPEKLELDCWAGKPIPGDLYRACLYERVLLALHDRAPQLKISDDRLTVTGEKGYSMVRASHGIRKGSWYFEVTVDDMPPETAARLGWSQPLGNLQAPLGYDKFSYSWRSKKGTRFHQSIGKHYSSGYGQGDTLGFFIELPDGTETAKALPDTYKDKALIKFKSYLYFEEKDYVDKAEKSLKATSPSRMIFYKNGVSQGVAFENLFEGLYFPAISLYKSCTVSVNFGPHFKHPPKEVKYQPMSDMGWGAVIEHTLADMLYHVETDVDGRRSPPWEG, encoded by the exons ATGGCGTCTGAAGGAGAGGCGGGCAGTGCTGCTACAACCGAACCGGAGACCGGAGAGGG AGATGCTGCATTTGGGGATCTCCCCACCAGCATGGATACCGAATCGTCCAACGGCAAAGAGGGAATG GAGACGGCCGGCGAAGGCTCCGAGGCAGCCGATGCTCTGACTGGATCTGGAGACGAGGAGAGCGGGAGGCAGCtgggggaggtggagctgcagtgtGCCTTGTGCATGAAGTGGTTCACTGCAGACACGTTTGGCATCGACACCTC GACCTGTCTTCCCTTCATGACTAATTACGTGTTTCACTGCAACGTGTGCCATCACAGCGGCAACACGTACTTCCTCAGGAAACAAGCAA acCTGAAAGAGATGTGTCTCACAGCCCTGGCAAACCTGACATGGAGGTCGAGAAAACAAGACGAACACCCAAAGACGATGTTCTCCAAGGAcacg gacatCATACCGTTCATTGACAAGTACTGGGAGTGCATGACGACCCGTCAGAGACCGGGGAAGCTCACATGGCCCAACAACATAGTAAAGACAATG agTAAAGAGCGAGATGTTTTCCTGGTGAAGGAGCACCCTGATCCTGGCAGTAAAGACCCTGAGGAGGAGTACCCCAAATTTGGCCTGTTGGACCAG GACCTGGGAAACATCGGACCCTCGTATGACACTCAGAAACAGACCACTGCTGCGCCCACTGCCGGCGGGCTGAATG GTGGATCTGCTTTCTCAG GTGCTCTGGCTCCTGGCCCAGGAAAAGGACGGGGGGCCAAacgtaaacagcagcagcaacaggaggGCACCGCTGCAGGAGCCACCAAGAGAACCCGCAG TGACCCTCTGTTCTCGGCCCAGCGCCTCCCTCCTCATGGCTACCCACTAGAGCACCCCTTTAATAAAGACGGATACCGTTACATCCTGGCAGAACCAGATCCACACGCTCCGGACCCGGAGAAGCTCGAGCTGGACTGCTGGGCCGGCAAACCCATCCCTGGTGATCTGTACAGGGCCTGTCTGTATGAGCGGGTGCTGCTGGCCTTACACGACAGAG CGCCTCAGCTGAAGATCTCTGACGACCGTCTGACGGTGACCGGGGAGAAGGGCTACTCCATGGTGCGAGCTTCCCACGGCATACGGAAGGGCTCCTGGTACTTTGAGGTTACTGTTGATGACATGCCTCCAGAGACTGCAGCCAGGCTCGGCTGGTCTCAACCACTTG GTAACCTGCAGGCACCTCTGGGTTACGACAAGTTCAGCTACTCGTGGCGCAGCAAGAAGGGCACGCGCTTTCACCAGTCGATAGGAAAGCATTACTCCTCAGGCTACGGTCAGGGAGACACGCTGGGCTTCTTCATAGAGCTGCCCGACGGCACCGAGACGGCCAAGGCTCTGCCTGACACGTACAAGGACAAG GCGCTGATTAAGTTCAAGAGCTACCTGTACTTTGAGGAAAAGGACTATGTagacaaagcagagaaaagcctGAAGGCGACGTCCCCCAGCAGG atgATATTCTACAAAAACGGAGTGAGCCAAGGTGTTGCCTTTGAAAACCTGTTTGAAGGTCTCTACTTCCCCGCCATCTCGCTCTACAAGAGCTGCACG GTCTCCGTCAATTTCGGGCCACATTTCAAACACCCTCCGAAGGAGGTCAAATATCAGCCG ATGAGCGACATGGGCTGGGGAGCCGTGATCGAGCACACGCTGGCTGACATGCTGTACCACGTGGAGACGGACGTGGACGGACGACGCAGCCCGCCGTGGGAAGGCTGA